ATGTGTGTCCTTCACTTTCTGGCCATTTACTCGGATGCTCACTTGCTCAGCAGATGCAGGCGCGAAGACGAGGGGGTGGGTTGGGTGAGGCCTTCCGGCAACCCACCGCCGCTACAGCAAACGAGCAATCATACCACAGaacaaacaaagaaaagcgcaAAGGAATAGCTTTCagttgcctctctctgtgccgtCTGGATCGCAGCTTCGGAATCGTGTCCCGCCGCTGTACAAGGCTGacatggagagaggaaggaggctGAGTGAGAAAGATGAGAGTGAGTATCACTGACTGCCCAACatacccccttccccaccatAAACACCGGTCTACGTTAGGAAGATGAGAAgtaaggaaaaaaaaaaatagacaAAAAACTCAGACAGCATTGCTGCATCATCAGCATGacactcccctccctccccccaaaaagacAAAGCTGGAAGAGCAGTGacggggagagaagggagaggctAAACAGCATGAGCAAAGACAGGGGAAACAATAAGTATATCATGCGTTGCTTTTATTCCTACTTCTTCACCTCACTGACTGTCCGCTTGCTGAACGACTGCTCCTTAATTGTGCTTCTTACTAGCGGGGGCAGTAACAGCCGTTGCCTCGCCAGCCGGCGCCTTGCGTGGCAGCACGTACCCCTTCACAAACATCTCTGAGAAGAGGTAAAAATTGAAGATGTAGATCATGCACTGGCCACGCGCCAGCGCCATCGTTGAGCCGTTGCAGCCCTGCGGATCCGCCTTGTGGTGAACTATGAAGGAGACTGTGAAGTAAAGGCCCACCACCATCTGCGtgatctgcagcagcgtgatgTACATGGCAAACGGCTTCACCAGGCTCTTGAAGCCGGCTTCGGCGAGGGCGAAGTACGTGTACATGATGGAGTGCACAAAGTAGTTGATGGAGGCCAGCACGATCCAGATGCTGGAGGCCTGCTGGTATGCCATCCATGCGTAGAGGAAGATGGTGACGTGGTGGAACCAGGAGAGGAACGGGAGCTTGCGCTTGCCGCCCATGATGAGGAAGAAGGTATCGCCGAACTCGGGCAGCTtcgaaagggagaagagccCCATGGCAACGCCGTGCTTGCCAGTGAAGAACTCTTCCTCGCGGAAGCGGCACAGTGTATCTTTCTGGCCGTACCTGCGCAGGTTGTTGATGAAGAGGGGAACAGTGTGGTACACGCCGTACATCGAGAAGACGGCGAGACCAACGTTCCACAGACTCCAGCACATCTTGATTAGCTTTGTCGGTGGGTTGCCAGAGAAGATAAAGTCCACCAGCTGCGGACCCTTGAAGACGAAGGTCAGGTAGGCGGCAGCGATGTACACACCGATGTCCACATTGTTCGCCAGCCAATTCTGCACGGCGTGGCCGTCGAAGTGGGTGATGAGGTAATTGTCGAGGGCCTCCATTCTTTGCGCAATGGTGCACTCGATCTAGAGAGGCGTTGCGTGCGCGTCTGAGCTTTTGTGGGCAGACGTTCGCACGGGGCAGGTGCAGAGAGATGGACTAAAGCCAACGAAGGGAACGCGATGATGAAGCGACAGCGCCAGGAGTGGTAAAATGATGGCACAGGCGTTAGAGAAGGTGAGCAAGTGAGGCTTGGCTTTCAcatctgtgtgtgcgtgtgtatgcgtatgagagaggtggtggcagtagGGGTCGATGGGTGATGGGGTCGAAGCGGAAACAATGAAGAGCTTCCCATCATGAGGACATTCGCCTATTTCTTTCGGTTTTGTTTTGATTTCGCAGCTTGTGATGCATGCAAAGAAgcccatacgcacacacacacacccaagcACTACCAAGCCGTTACTCTCGCAGAGACGAGTGTGTGAGGCACTGAATTTCGCTGCCgcgcgccgacgctgcggGTTGCTCCCTTTTTCAATCGtagcgtgcgtgtgcagcccacgaaaggggggagggggatgagtgcacgtgcgtgtgcgtgtgtatccCCGAGCATGGCCACCAGCTTTGATGCGCCTAAGACGAAAATGAAAAGTTGGCAGGAGGACACACATGCGCGGAGGGTAGAAAAAGGTGAGCTCGACGGGGATGACAGGAAGGAGGGGCAGACGAAACAACGAAACAACAGCAACTCCCCCTCAAAGGCTGCAAACAAGACTGCGcggacgcacgcacacacctggGCTAAGGAGAAAAAACCCATccttcacacacacgaaaagaatagaaaagagaggagtctgctgcacatacacacacacacacattcatcAGACGCACCCTCTCTTTCCGATGTACACACATGGAGATCACTTTTTCGACCCCCATCTCCGTCAAGCAGCCACAGCTGAGGCTAAGGAGACAAAGTAAGCTCGAGATGGAGCTAGTTAGGTGGTTAGGCGCTGGGGTagtggtgaggggggggggaaggggacaGTATGTGCGCCCctaggaaaagagaagaacgaaaggaaaacgaCCGCCAACTTGTGGAGCCGCCGCGCTTACGTTCTGTTATAcatttttcctccttccccccttttttggtATCTTTTACGTATATTTTGTAATACTTCTGCGCACGTACTTGTGTGGGCACCAATGGTCGTGGCGGTAGTGggaggcaggggagggagggggagggggcgacgAAATCGCCTGAAGCGGACAACACAGAATATGTCGTTAGTGAGCCAACACTGTCCTGTATCACGTTGACTTGTTCAAGTATTCTTTGCCTTGGCGCGTGTCATCCTTTTCGctataaataaataaataaatcCCATCCTAACAAGGGCGCTATTGCATAGTGGGCTtgacttctctctctgtttcaCACtgacggtgtgtgtgtgtgtgcgtttgtccATGCATGCGTCATTCCTCGCCCCCAATTTGTAAGGAGAAAACGTAGAAGGTAAAGGAGGAAAGCACAGAACAGGCGCGCCTCGCTCCCCCACTCGCAAGcccttctttgctcttgtgcttctcttttctgtagGCCCGTGCCTTTCCgacgcaccggcagcagcagcagagtcCACAaagacccccctccccacccagACACAGAGACCGCGGAGAAAGATGTCAGACGGACGCAGGCTTTCCGAGGGGTGAAATAAGCTTTCCCGGCGCGGCCTTGCTTCGGAGGGGTGTCCCGTATATTCCGATGTGCGTGAGCAAGGGACGGAAGGCCAATACAGCAgcaggggtggaggggggggtgaggagagaagggaggttGAGGGGAGGGGACTGAGGATAATAGTTccttttgcttgtttgcttgttttctcCCCTGAGCATCGATATTACGAGATGAACCTTCAAGCGGAATGCGGAAACGACgggtgggcggcggcgatggagggggaggggggggggagacggACCACAGCGAGTtagaggcagagaagaaaagaaaaaaacatgGGCTTTACCGTGCACGCCCACCTCCGTATGCACACAAAGATAGcgagtgagcgagcgagatgGGAGACAACACCGCATGCACGTTGGAGATGCACATTGGTGGAGTCCCTcacatcgtcgtcgtcgtccactTTTTCCTCACGAGTGAAGACAGCGAAACggcagaaaaacaaaaagggtGCTAAAGAATTGTCCGGATACGGCAAAGATTaaaaagagacagagagagggcgcgtgtgtgtggccgaggaggaggaagccaAGCGAAGAAGGTGGCAGAGGACGGGGGCGCACAAGCTGCATGTGTTGGTGCCTGGACGGGCGTACATACACTTCCACATGTGTGCGAAATCCCCgtgtttcctttttttcctttccccacTTGGCACTCGGAAAACAATAAcaaatagagagagagaggcaggggccAGACGTGTGTTCCTCTGCTGGTCAGAATGTCTGgcatctcttcctcatccctctacgcgtgtctgcgctgcaaagcacacacacacacacacacacacacacacacgcacgcacagtgaaagagaggcacgatagaggggggggggagcggcaATGATGAAGGCATGGCCATTTCACTAGGCGCTACTCCTGTTTtaccccctttcctcccaGTACGGGAGCTTTTGTGCATGTATTCAGGGGTTCGTTCCTCgatttctctcgcttttgGTGTTGGCTGAGGGGTGAGTTTTACACAGACTTCTtcgcgacggtggcgcgaGAGGGACCCGTAATGTACGAGTTCACGTACAACTCACAGAAGAGGTACAGGTAGGACAAGTACATGAGCGCGCCAAAGCGGGCAGCGGACTTGGGGACAGCGCACGGTAGCTTGTGGATGTCCTCAATGCCGGCATTGTAGGATGACATGTTCACCGCGTAAGAGTAGAAGGTGAGCGCGGTACCGCCCACCATCTGCAAGATCTGCAGAGCCGTAATCAAGGGAGCGAAGgggcgcagcaccttcttgATGCCGCATGCGCACAGGGCAAAGTACATGTACATGACAGAGTGCACGCAGATATTCATGGTGCAGAAGACGGACATTGTCGAGTTGCCGGCGGCGTAGCTGAACCAGGAGAAGATGAGTACCGACACATGATGGTACCAATGAAGAAACGGTggcgtcttcttcttctgcaaAATCAGCCAGAGAGTGTCGACGAGCTCCGGGATCTTGCTCAGCACGAACATGGCAAACCAGAAACCGCGCGGGGTGGAGTAGGTGAGATCATCGCGGTACTCGCACACAGAGCGTTTCAGGCCATTGTCCTTGatggaggagagcagcgctggcaccAACACGATAGC
Above is a genomic segment from Leishmania panamensis strain MHOM/PA/94/PSC-1 chromosome 14 sequence containing:
- a CDS encoding fatty acid elongase, putative (TriTrypDB/GeneDB-style sysID: LpmP.14.0660), giving the protein MEALDNYLITHFDGHAVQNWLANNVDIGVYIAAAYLTFVFKGPQLVDFIFSGNPPTKLIKMCWSLWNVGLAVFSMYGVYHTVPLFINNLRRYGQKDTLCRFREEEFFTGKHGVAMGLFSLSKLPEFGDTFFLIMGGKRKLPFLSWFHHVTIFLYAWMAYQQASSIWIVLASINYFVHSIMYTYFALAEAGFKSLVKPFAMYITLLQITQMVVGLYFTVSFIVHHKADPQGCNGSTMALARGQCMIYIFNFYLFSEMFVKGYVLPRKAPAGEATAVTAPASKKHN
- a CDS encoding fatty acid elongase, putative (TriTrypDB/GeneDB-style sysID: LpmP.14.0670); its protein translation is MFPFEEYVSGRVVQQYMRDNVDYVCYLAFAYMGMVRYGPGIAKALLGDNPAPQPSANGKRAKPAADPEWLRLSMIVWNFLLAGFSICGAIVLVPALLSSIKDNGLKRSVCEYRDDLTYSTPRGFWFAMFVLSKIPELVDTLWLILQKKKTPPFLHWYHHVSVLIFSWFSYAAGNSTMSVFCTMNICVHSVMYMYFALCACGIKKVLRPFAPLITALQILQMVGGTALTFYSYAVNMSSYNAGIEDIHKLPCAVPKSAARFGALMYLSYLYLFCELYVNSYITGPSRATVAKKSV